CATACACTATCGAGAAACTCCTCTCCCTATTATCAATACAACAAGCCAAAACCCATTACCCCTACAGAAAAACTCACCCTCACCTACCCTTCTAATATTTTAAGATGCCAACGCATTGCAGAAATCCTTAAAGAACAATGTAAATCCGTAGGCCTCGATCTATTTCTTGAAGGGTTAGAATACCATGTATTTCTAAGCAAAAGACAAATGGGAGATTTTACGATAGCTACAGGCACAGGAGTAGCCTACTACCCCAACGCTCCTCTTCTTCCCGAAGCAGAGAAGCTTATGAAAAAATTGGAAGTTATTCCTATCTACCATATGAGCTACGATTATATTACACTATCTCCGATAGAAAAAATCCTCCACAACGCTTCCGGAGCTGTAGATCTTAAATACGCACGTTTGCCTTAAAAGCCCCGACAACATAGTAGGAAGTGAAAAATCTTAGCTTTTATGGAGCTAAGATTGGAAATTATTTTTTTTAACAGTAATCTAAATCCAACCTACTATTCAACTGCAAGGCAATCTCATGACGAATAGATTCAGAAAATACTACGCTGCTTGTTTCTTATCTCTTGCTAGTGTGTTTCTAATCAGCTGTCATCAACAATCTTCTCAAGATATAGGGAAATCCTTAAGAATCGGCATGTCATACGATCCTATTTCTTTAGACCCTAGATGCACCTATTTAAAAAAAGATATCTCCTTAGCAAAAGCTCTTTACGAAGGTTTAGTTCGCGAACATATTTCTAAGGATCATGTTATCTTGGGAATGGCTAAAGATTATACAGTATCGCAGGAAGGCTGCGTGTACACCTTTAATTTAAGAGATACACAATGGAGCAACGGCGACCCGGTAACAGCGTATGATTTCGAAGAATCTATAAAGCAAATTCATACAAAAAATCTTCCTATCTCCTACCATAACCTTCTCTATATCATCAAAAATTCCAAAGCGATTATCGAGGATAATCTTCCTGTAGAGCAATTAGGGGTTAAAGCCTTGGATGTAAATACACTAGAAATTACTTTAGAACACCCCTCATCTAATTTCATAGAAATGGTCTCGCACCCGTTATTTTTCCCCGTCCATACATCCTTGAGGGAATATTATAAAAATCCACAAATTAAGCCCGTTTATATCTCTAACGGACCTTTTATATTGAGTGATTTTCAGCCACAAAAACATCTGACAATGAAAAAAAATCCCCACTACTATGATGTCGAGAAAGTGAAAATCGATACTCTGATCTTTAAAGTAATGTCCGATGCTCACACAGCAGCAAAATTCTTTAAAAATAATCTCATTGATATTCTAGGGAATCCTTGGATATCAAAAATCCCTCACGAAATGCTACACAACACTCCCGACGAGATAAAACACGTATACTCTGTATGCTCAACTTCTATACTCATCTATAATCTAGATATGCCTGTGCTACAAAATAAAGCCCTCAGAAAAGCTCTGGCCTATGCTATCGATAAAGAATCCCTAATCCCTCTGCTCAATTCAGCAAGAATTGCTAATTCCTTTTTACCTCCAGAATTATCTGAGGTACGGAATCAAGCGGCGCTCAGTAAAGAACAACGAGAAGAAAAAGCCCGAGAATACCTCAAAGAAGCAAAAACGACGCTATCAGAAAAAGATCTCGCAGAACTATCTCTTATTTATCCTCAAGAATCCAGTGTGTTTTCTCTCGTCGTCCAAGAACTTCAACAACAGTTTAAAAACGTTCTCGGTATGCATATTCCCATTCAAGGTGTGGAATACTTCTGCTTCTTAGAAAAAAGAAATAAAGGTGATTTTTACTTATCCGTAGGAGGGTGGATAGCAGAATATCTCAATGCGAGAAATTTCCTCACAGTACTCGGAAATCCAGAAAATAAAGAAACAAGCCATCAACTAGGAAAATGGAACAATAAACAGTTCGATCAGATCTTAAGCAAATACCATACACATACATTCACAAAAGAAGATCAAATCCTAGCCGAAGCACTTATCGAAGACGAACTCCCCGTATTCCCTATGTACCACTTTAACTATATCTATATAGCACAACCCCAGGTAAACAATCTCTACGCCTCGCCTCTAGGCCATGTAGATCTTAAAGAAGTGGAGCTCCTTCCCCTTACATGACTCAAAACTTATAAAAATATCGCTATATAGATATTTCTTAAAAATCAAACATATAGCTTTAAAATATCTAATAAACCTATTGATTCAGCGACGCTAATTACATAATTGGGTAAAATGAAACCAAGATAACAAACCTTGGCTGAGCGTAAAAAAACGCTTTTTAAACGTATGACAAGAAAATTGCGCAAGTTTCTAACTCCTACCCTATCAGCTCTCTTTTTTTTAGGAAGTTTACTGCTGTGCACAAGCTGTCATACACACACTTCTAAAAATCAAAATTCTTTAAAAATAGCAATTAGCCATGATCCCATGTCCCTGGATCCAAGAAGTGCTTGCTTAAGTAAGGATATTTCGCTAGCTCAAGCACTTTACGAAGGCCTTGTTAGAGAACGTTCAGGAAATCCTGAACTTGCTCTAACAAAGTGCTACACCATATCTGATGATCAGACCGTCTATACTTTTTACCTTAAAGATGCCTTATGGAGTAACGGAGACCCGATTACAGCATATGACTTCGAAGAATCTATAAAACAAATTCATAAGCTCGAAGTTACCTCATCCTCCAACTTCCTCCTCAGCGTTATTAAAAATTCCCAAACGGTAATGAGTAAGGAGCTACCTATGGATAAGTTGGGAATTCGCGCCATAGACAAATCAACATTAGAAATCACCCTGGAAAAGCCCATCCCCTACTTTCTCGAGCTGCTTGCCTATCCTATTTTCTTTCCAGCACACAAATCCTTAAGAGATTTCTATTCTTCAGGAAAGACGAACCTTCCTAATATTTCTAACGGCCCTTTTATCATCGAAACCTACCAGCCGCAACACCAACTAACTATTAAAAAAAATGCGCTGTATCACGACAAATCTTCGGTACATCTTGATACAATTGTATTCCAAATTGTTCCCGATACACATACAGCAATTCAGCTCTTACAAAAAAATCTTATTGATTGGGTAGGCTCTCCCTGGAGCTCCCCTATTTCTAAAGAAGACCAATACCATATCCCTAAAGACAAACTTCATAATTATCCCGTGCTGGGAACAACAGCTCTAATATGCAATTTAAAAAATAGCCCCACCCAGAACCTCGCCCTAAGAAAAGCCCTGGCCTATGCCATTGATAAAGCAACCTTACTGCAATTTATTAGCCAAGGAAAAGTCGCTGACCATTTCCTACCCCCAGAATTATCAAAAATCCATAAACGATCTTATGTATCTCAGGAAGAACTTCAGGAACGCGCTCGGTTGTGTTTTAAAGAAGCCCTAAAAGAACTCTCCCCAAAAGATATCTCAGAATTATCCATTATTTATCCTTTAGAGTCCGTCTGTTTAAACTCCATTGTCCAAGAGATACAACAGCAAATCAAAAATGTCTTAGGAATTCATATCACAATCCAAGGTATGGAATACCATTGCTTCTTAGATAAAAGACGCCGTGGTGATTTCACACTAGCTACAGGAAGATGGGTAGCAGACTATCCAAGACCTTCATCCTTTCTTGCAATTCTTGGAAACTTTAAAAGTGATGAACCTACCAAATCTTTAACAAAATGGGAAAATGCACAATACAACCACATTCTAAACGCCCTACTTTCCCCAGAAGAAAATATTCAAAATCAAATCTTAGCTGAAGAACTTATCG
The Chlamydia caviae GPIC genome window above contains:
- a CDS encoding peptide ABC transporter substrate-binding protein is translated as MTNRFRKYYAACFLSLASVFLISCHQQSSQDIGKSLRIGMSYDPISLDPRCTYLKKDISLAKALYEGLVREHISKDHVILGMAKDYTVSQEGCVYTFNLRDTQWSNGDPVTAYDFEESIKQIHTKNLPISYHNLLYIIKNSKAIIEDNLPVEQLGVKALDVNTLEITLEHPSSNFIEMVSHPLFFPVHTSLREYYKNPQIKPVYISNGPFILSDFQPQKHLTMKKNPHYYDVEKVKIDTLIFKVMSDAHTAAKFFKNNLIDILGNPWISKIPHEMLHNTPDEIKHVYSVCSTSILIYNLDMPVLQNKALRKALAYAIDKESLIPLLNSARIANSFLPPELSEVRNQAALSKEQREEKAREYLKEAKTTLSEKDLAELSLIYPQESSVFSLVVQELQQQFKNVLGMHIPIQGVEYFCFLEKRNKGDFYLSVGGWIAEYLNARNFLTVLGNPENKETSHQLGKWNNKQFDQILSKYHTHTFTKEDQILAEALIEDELPVFPMYHFNYIYIAQPQVNNLYASPLGHVDLKEVELLPLT
- a CDS encoding peptide ABC transporter substrate-binding protein, producing the protein MRKFLTPTLSALFFLGSLLLCTSCHTHTSKNQNSLKIAISHDPMSLDPRSACLSKDISLAQALYEGLVRERSGNPELALTKCYTISDDQTVYTFYLKDALWSNGDPITAYDFEESIKQIHKLEVTSSSNFLLSVIKNSQTVMSKELPMDKLGIRAIDKSTLEITLEKPIPYFLELLAYPIFFPAHKSLRDFYSSGKTNLPNISNGPFIIETYQPQHQLTIKKNALYHDKSSVHLDTIVFQIVPDTHTAIQLLQKNLIDWVGSPWSSPISKEDQYHIPKDKLHNYPVLGTTALICNLKNSPTQNLALRKALAYAIDKATLLQFISQGKVADHFLPPELSKIHKRSYVSQEELQERARLCFKEALKELSPKDISELSIIYPLESVCLNSIVQEIQQQIKNVLGIHITIQGMEYHCFLDKRRRGDFTLATGRWVADYPRPSSFLAILGNFKSDEPTKSLTKWENAQYNHILNALLSPEENIQNQILAEELIEDELPIIPLYHFEYTYAANPRIQNIYTSLLGHIDLKEIELSK